The genomic interval TGGCAATGGAGCTGGTGgtggcggcgggggtggggggggagccttttggaggaggtgacatttgtgtTGAGTCCCAGGGGATGGAGAGGAGTGGGTCTTGCTCAGATGTTGTGGGGAGAAGCATTCCAGGTGGAGGGCACAGatggtgcaaaggccctggggcaggaggagcagcTAGAGGCCCCAGTACCTGGAGCAGAGTGAGCtgaggggaggaagggggaggaggggagggcagggccttTGAGGCCTTGAGAAGGACCTGTGCTTGTTCTGAGGAATTAGGGTATTTTCCAGGAAGAGGCCCCCTCATGGGCTGATGGGGACACTAGGGTTCAGGGAGGGCAGGGCCCAACCAACCCCACCCAGCGTCACCTGGTAGGACCCGGGAGGAAAAGTCCTTGGTGGGGAGGTAGGAAGGGGAAGTGGCTGGGTGCTTCCGCAGGGGACCCCGCAGTGCTCTTTCAACCTGCTGCATGGCCTCAAGCTCTGCTTCAGTTTCTCGAGCTGTCACCTAGGGGGCGAGCTTGGGGAGTCCTGAGCTGGCATGGGGCCCCCCATTCCTGCCCCTCAtcacctgcccctgcccccacgtGGGTACGGCATGTGACCTACTCCACACACAGGGGCAGGTAGCCTGGATGGGgaggcccagctcctctgtcctgttTGGGTGTGTGTCCTCAGGGGGACCCCTAGATCTCTCTGCCTTAGTTTCCCTATCTGTCACAGGGCTGTAAGCCCAGGGAGCCCTGGGCCTCTGACCCTCACTCACTGTGTAAGCTTGTCTGTGTCTGGGTTTTGGCCCCACCcagtcacctggggagcccagggcCAGTGTGGGACGGCCCTGCAATGTGCCGTCCCCACTCTGCTTGTCCACAGGCACCATCTGTGTCCTGCTGTCCTTCCCCTTCATCTTCAGCCCCTGCCTGGGCTGCGGGGCCGCCACGCCTGAGTGGGCCGCTCTCCTCTACTATGGGCCCTTCATTGTGATCTTCCAGTTCGGCTGGGCTGCTACACAAATCGCCCACCTCAGCCTCATCCCAGAGCTCGTCACCAACGACCATGAGAAGGTGGAGCTCACAGCTCTGAGGTACCACAtttggggcagggcagggtggggcagggggcccagggcaaCCTACCACGTCTGAGCTCTGCTTGGCTGTGTGGCTCTGGGTCTCAGCCCCAGAATGGACATCGTCAATCAGTGTATCATTCAGCTGTTGCTGCGTAACAAATAGCACCGCATCAGCAGCTTCAGACAGCACATATAGACTGCCTCACAGTTCTGGCAGGTGAGGAGTCTGGCTTAGCTTAGCTGGGTTCTCAGCTTCAGGCTTGAGGCTGCAGTTGAGGTGTCGGCTGAGGTTTCAGCTCCCTCTGCCCCGCTTACGTTGTCATCGTTTGCTGTGTTTGCTTCCTTTTAGAAGTCCTGGGGTTTGCTACTGCTTTGTGGCCAGCACGAGAGTCTCTGATCTCAGGGACAGTGTGAGCCTTCTTGCTGAGGGTCACTTGATTAGGTCAGGCCCACCCAGgatgtgctcagtccctcagtcatgtccgactctttgcgaccccatgaactgtaagccagacacctctatccatgggattttccaggcaaggatactggagtgggttgccatttccttctccaggaggcccACCAAGGATAGTCtgtcttaattacatctgcaaaatcccttgATCTTTGCCATAGGATGTTATCTTAACATGGCCTGACATCCCATTGTATTCATAGGTTCCGTTCCCCAAGGGGAGGGGGATCTCTGGGCATCTTAGCATCCTGCCTGTCACATGTGGGTACAGCTGGCCCCCAGACCACCCACTGACTTGCTTAAAGGTGGTGATTCTAGGTGCAGTGGTAGCAGGAGCCCTTTAGAAGCCTTGCTGTGTGTGAGCACAGGAAACCATCTTTCACTCTCAGGACAAGCCCGGGAGGTTGATTGACATGTGCCCAGGGAGAGGGTTTGAGCGGAGCAGGGCCTATGTAgggggagcggggatcaggaagTGACTGTTGGGCAGGAGGGATGTCGCTCCTGCAGGTGGCCGTTCAGGCATGAATGCTGGTCATGAGGCTCCGCCTGTCCGCGGCCCAGTTCCCCATTAGGGCTGGGAGCTGCAGGCACTAACGGCATCGGGGGATTGCCCAATGACCGGGGCCCCCAAAGGCCCCAGCTGAGGGGGGCGGGCTGGGCTCATAGAAGTCAAGCTCTGGGTGCTTTCCACCCACAAGAGCTTTACCAAGCCTGTCTCGTGACTCTGGGGGTGTTCttgttttcactttcagaaaggGAAATGGAGTCTCAGTGAGACCCAGAGGCTCCTTATGTGGCGAGGCCCTGGGGGACAGGACTCAGGGTCTGCAGGCAGGTGCGGGCCCGGGTGATTCTGCTCAGCAGAAGCCCAGGGTTTCTGAGTATCTCAGCTTCTCAGGTCTCTGGGGTGCAGCCTTGACTCCGCCCTGCTTCGCGGAATCTCTGCACTCTGGGCCCTGGGCAGGCAGGACCTTGTGGTGGAGTCTTGGTTCAGAGCAGGAAGTCTGATAATATGgaggctggggaaactgaggccagcagAGGCTTTCCAGGGACTACCTGATGTGTTGGTGGCTGACATCATGTGGCCAGGACTTCCCCAGGTATGGCCAGCATCTCTGACTGGGTGGCCGCCTGGGAAGGAAGCGGTTGTGTGGCTTCTGGGCTGCCTCTCTGAGGCCTGACTGTCCCGCAGGTACGCCTTCACTGTGGTGGCCAACATCACCGTCTATGGAGCTGCCTGGCTTCTGCTACACCTGCAGGGCTCATCCACCAGCCCCACCGAGGATGTCAGCGACCAACTAGGGGTCCAGGATGTGCCAGTGTTCCGGGTGAGCTGggggggctgggagaggtgttTCCAAGGTCCTGAACTCAGGGTTCGGGCCAAGTGTCACTGCTGACCCCTCTCCTACCCGGTCCCCAGAACCTCTCCCTGCTGGTGGTGGGTGTCGGAGCTGTCTTCTCACTGCTGTTCCACCTGGGCACCAGGGAGGGGCGCCGGCGGCAGGTGGAGGAGCCCGGTGAACACAGCCCCCTGTTGGCTCCCTCTACCGCCCAGCCCTTGCTGCTCTGGAAACACTGGCTTCAGGAGCCGGCCTTTTATCAGGTATGACAGTGGCGGGGAGGGGGGTCAAAGAAGGTTGGGGTTTATGCTCCTCCCCCACCAGGGCCCTCGCTGTGTGGGGCTGCAGGCAGGGACGGCAGACACTAGAGCAAATGTACCCCTTCCCCAGTCCACACCCAGGACAGACATTCCTACTAGATCCCTGCTATCTCCTCCACCTGACCAGCTAGGTGGTCACTACTAATGGTCAGGTGCCAGCTTCAGGGTGGCAAGCTGCAGGGTGACTCATCCTGACTTGCCACCCTGTCCCCTGGCCGCATGCTCCCTCTGTGTTCCTAGGTTGGCCTGCTGTACATGAGCACGAGGCTCATTGTGAACCTGTCCCAGACGTACATAGCCATGTACCTCACCTACTCCCTCCACCTGCCCAAGGTGAGCCGGGCGGGCAGGCTGGGGCAGGGGTCCCTGAGCCTGCTGAGCAGGGCCTGATGTGCTTGCGCCCTCTCCACCCCACAGAGGTTCATCGCCACCATCCCACTGGTGATGTACCTTAGCGgtttctgctcctccttcctCATGAAGCCAGTGAACAAGTGCATCGGGAGGAATGTGAgtgggcaggtggggagggggggtgccCCCAGAATCTGGGCAACTCTGGACAGGGCACCCACATCCTGAAGGAACCCCAGGATGGGAAATGAGTTGTAGAATCTGGGCTTTGAGCACCCTGTATCCACCCACAGCCCTCTAGAGGTCAGGAGAGGGGGTGGCAGGTATGACTGAGGAACCAAACACTtcacttgatttcctttattaacTTGTGTTGAGACATGAGTAGCCACCAGTCTCTAGTGGCAGCCATGACAGCTTAGCTGTAGAACATGTGCTCCATGGATCACTCAGTATCAGCAGACTCAGAACCTTGGAATTCTCTGAGGTCAGATTTGGGGGCTCCTTAGGGATGACCCAACTCAGTCCTTTTGTttgctggggctgggggctggattGGAGACCAGAAAGGGCTGGTGTCCAGCTCAGGCCTGCCCAATGAGGTGGGCCTGATGCCGGGCTGGGTGCTCTGCAGATGACCTACTTCGTGGGCCTCCTGGTGATCCTGGCCTTTGCAGCCTGGGTGGCGCTGGCAGAGGAGCTGGGCGTGGCTGTGTATGTGGCGGCTGTGTTGCTGGGCATGGGCTGTGCCACCATCCTGGTCACCTCGTTGGCCATGACGGCTGACCTCATTGGCCCTCACACGGTAGGGCTGCTGAGTGGGGCCGGGTTGAGGCTGGGGATCGGGGCcgaggcctggggtgctgagcCCCATGCCTCTGTCCCCCCAGCACAGTGGAGCGTTCGTGTATGGCGCCATGAGCTTCTCGGACAAGGTGGCCAATGGGCTGGCAGTTATGGCCATCCAGAGCCTGCACCCCTGCTCGTGAGTACCCCATCCAGCCGTTGTCATGTCTAGTAAGGTGTGCCAAGCCTgtgctgtatgccaggcactgcccACAGTCTGTGGGTTCCATGACCGACAGAAGATCCCAACACAGTGGTGGTGGCCTCGGAGTCAGGGAGACCAGGTTATTCCCCACTTCAAGCACCCATTTGTTCAGAGTGGACAGTGTGTCCTGTGCTGGGCGCTGACGACACAAAGATGGGTTGAGTGACGGGAGTGGGGAAGCCTGGAATCCCTGTCATTCAGACCCTTAGGGTTCCAGGCACATTAATAGCCCATGAATAAATGTGTACAAAGGCATGAAGGATACCACTTAGGGAGGCCTGACTAGGGCAAGAGGTCAGGAAGAGCTTCCTTGAGGTGACATGGGATCCAAGACCTGGGGGATGTCAGGGATTTCTAGGTAAACGGAGAGGAagagcctgtgcaaaggccctggggcaggaccagGCCTGGTGTGTTGAAAGAACAGTGGAGAAGGCCTGGGTGTCTGGTGAGTGAGGaggccagggcagggaggggatggcGCAAGTCGTGCAGGGGCAGCAGCCGGGGAGGATGactgcaggggtgggggctggggtggggtggctccgagccctgtgggcagaggaggggtGGGCCTGACTCAGTTGCTCACTGCGCCCTCTAGTGGCTGCTGGAAGGACAGATGGGGCAGAAGCTGGGAACACTGGGTGGGGACTAGGGTATAGGGTGGTGGGGGTAGTGCTGGGCTGGACTGGGTTAGGGCTCCTGAGGGAGGACAAATGGGGAGTCTAGGATAGACTGAAGGCAGAGCTGAGCTTACTGGGTGAGGTATCAGATGTTGGAGGAGATAAAGGGGTGGAGGGTgagccctggccctggcctgagTGCCGGAAAAGCTTGGGCACCAGCTGAGAGGAGCAGGAGGTCCAGCCTGGGGCCGAGGGTACCTAGTGATAGCTCTCACTCCCTCTTGCTCCTCCCCAGCTTGGAGCTCTGCTGCAAAGCCTGTGTGGCTTTCTACCACTGGGTGATGGTGGTCGTGACAGGTGGTGTGGGCGTGGCCGCCACCCTGGCTCTGTGCAGTCTCCTGGTCTGGCCCATCCGCCTTCGGAGATGTGAGTCGtaggcacccccaccccacaaaaaCCCCAACCAGTCCTGGGTGGTGGTAGGTCTGGGACGGTGGGGCCAGAACTGGCCAGCCCAtccccccaaccccactcccaccccttcTCTTGCAGGGGACCCTGGAGCCTAGCCCTGACCCCACCCCGTGGTCCCTTGCCCTTTG from Dama dama isolate Ldn47 chromosome 9, ASM3311817v1, whole genome shotgun sequence carries:
- the MFSD12 gene encoding major facilitator superfamily domain-containing protein 12 isoform X1 → MGPGPPAAGAGAPPRPLSLVARLSYAVGHFLNDLCASMWFTYLLLYLHSVRAYSSRGAGLLLLLGQVADGLCTPLVGFEADRAAGRCARFGPRKAWHLVGTICVLLSFPFIFSPCLGCGAATPEWAALLYYGPFIVIFQFGWAATQIAHLSLIPELVTNDHEKVELTALRYAFTVVANITVYGAAWLLLHLQGSSTSPTEDVSDQLGVQDVPVFRNLSLLVVGVGAVFSLLFHLGTREGRRRQVEEPGEHSPLLAPSTAQPLLLWKHWLQEPAFYQVGLLYMSTRLIVNLSQTYIAMYLTYSLHLPKRFIATIPLVMYLSGFCSSFLMKPVNKCIGRNMTYFVGLLVILAFAAWVALAEELGVAVYVAAVLLGMGCATILVTSLAMTADLIGPHTHSGAFVYGAMSFSDKVANGLAVMAIQSLHPCSLELCCKACVAFYHWVMVVVTGGVGVAATLALCSLLVWPIRLRRWASGTRASPRLSTSERLPRGEGSSDVRHAAHAKVLGQRGKM
- the MFSD12 gene encoding major facilitator superfamily domain-containing protein 12 isoform X2 encodes the protein MGPGPPAAGAGAPPRPLSLVARLSYAVGHFLNDLCASMWFTYLLLYLHSVRAYSSRGAGLLLLLGQVADGLCTPLVGFEADRAAGRCARFGPRKAWHLVGTICVLLSFPFIFSPCLGCGAATPEWAALLYYGPFIVIFQFGWAATQIAHLSLIPELVTNDHEKVELTALRYAFTVVANITVYGAAWLLLHLQGSSTSPTEDVSDQLGVQDVPVFRNLSLLVVGVGAVFSLLFHLGTREGRRRQVEEPGEHSPLLAPSTAQPLLLWKHWLQEPAFYQVGLLYMSTRLIVNLSQTYIAMYLTYSLHLPKRFIATIPLVMYLSGFCSSFLMKPVNKCIGRNMTYFVGLLVILAFAAWVALAEELGVAVYVAAVLLGMGCATILVTSLAMTADLIGPHTHSGAFVYGAMSFSDKVANGLAVMAIQSLHPCSLELCCKACVAFYHWVMVVVTGGVGVAATLALCSLLVWPIRLRRWDPGA